In Anopheles gambiae chromosome 2, idAnoGambNW_F1_1, whole genome shotgun sequence, a single window of DNA contains:
- the LOC1276272 gene encoding vacuolar protein sorting-associated protein 51 homolog, translated as MGDKTSNPYDMDGSSFDADRYLQKLLKECSLKQIMDTEATIVRQTQTLHSDMQTLVYENYNKFISATDTIRKMKTDFKSMETEMNLLMANMNSITEFSERITDTLQETRSQLTRLSGKHQLLKKLQFLSSLPAKLKTLIEEENYQQAVQEYSHAQKVLQQYGQQPSFQGIQEDCIKILDELKERLKGEFRQTGKSAQSLTEIGELLLQLGERPSSLAKEMLECASKRLHEQIVVLQDQTDRDMIEFIDLGIEGFLKDLTLVISSYSDMFLTKHLEQEADDFEQTARIDLNAFVNRNVDEYLALVQDRAELEIGHGDSQIILRGLDRLHRRMTAMRTLCRAVDMSKSGIDIIVNAAQQLCQTHMRSLKDHFADSLSSVRLALVSSANTAPAGTAATSSSSQSGAAGGQGSASGHTTTPLRELISNLYISTIEKVKGLMQDLLIFLQPEWSFNLKGDPKGVQCIEGIRENLLVAFLRHFCTTVNGYGTVSSTAPPTLLLVLSKVCLEMDRAGVHALTSLVDELYNLDAERSGTLVHESELCTEMRDSAQLLLDSYVRLQGLHLSQMLRKSVETRDWLNCLEPRSVRAVMKRVVEEISAIEAVLGELYDSSVTQHGGSRTTASSDSSRKTHFSIAASKQSQFRSTWSTYTPQSQLDSSFVSNMQRLFSEKIEIFAPVEFSKVSIITGIIKICLKTLLECVRLRTFSRYGLQQIQVDAHYLQMNLWRFVSDENLIHVLLDEILGSAVLRCLEPILMEPNAVEIICERN; from the exons ATGGGGGACAAAACAAGCAATCCGTACGATATGGACGGTTCGTCCTTCGATGCGGATCGTTATCTGCAGAAGCTCCTCAAG GAATGTTCGCTGAAGCAAATCATGGACACCGAGGCAACGATCGTGCGCCAAACGCAAACACTCCACAGCGACATGCAAACGCTCGTGTACGAAAACTACAACAAATTCATCTCGGCCACCGACACCATCCGCAAGATGAAAACCGACTTCAAGTCGATGGAAACGGAAATGAACctgctgatggcaaacatgaACTCGATCACCGAGTTTAGCGAGCGCATTACGGACACGCTGCAGGAAACGCGCTCCCAGCTGACGCGCCTGTCCGGCAAGCACCAGCTGCTGAAGAAGCTACAGTTTCTTTCCTCCCTGCCGGCGAAGCTGAAGACGCTGATCGAGGAAGAGAATTACCAGCAGGCGGTACAGGAGTACTCGCACGCCCAGAAAGTGCTGCAACAGTACGGCCAGCAGCCGTCGTTCCAGGGCATACAGGAGGACTGCATAAAGATACTGGACGAGCTGAAGGAGCGGTTGAAGGGCGAGTTCCGCCAGACGGGCAAATCGGCCCAATCGCTCACGGAAATCGGTGAACTGTTGCTGCAGCTCGGCGAACGCCCATCGTCCCTCGCGAAGGAGATGCTCGAGTGTGCCTCGAAGCGACTGCACGAGCAGATTGTCGTGCTGCAGGATCAAACCGATCGCGATATGATCGAGTTCATTGACCTGGGCATCGAGGGATTCCTGAAGGATCTGACGCTGGTAATTAGCTCGTACAGTGACATGTTTCTCACCAAGCATCTCGAGCAGGAGGCGGACGACTTTGAGCAGACGGCCCGGATCGATCTGAACGCGTTCGTGAACCGCAACGTGGACGAGTATCTGGCGCTGGTGCAGGACCGGGCCGAGCTGGAGATTGGCCACGGCGATTCGCAGATCATACTGCGCGGGCTGGACCGACTGCATCGCCGAATGACCGCCATGCGAACGCTCTGCCGTGCGGTGGACATGAGCAAGTCGGGCATTGACATCATCGTGAACGCGGCGCAACAGCTCTGCCAAACGCACATGCGCTCGCTGAAGGACCATTTCGCGGACAGTCTCAGCTCGGTACGGTTGGCGCTGGTGAGCTCGGCCAATACAGCCCCAGCAGGTACTGCCGctacctcctcctcctcccagTCAGGGGCAGCCGGTGGACAGGGTAGCGCCAGTGGCCACACGACCACACCGTTGCGCGAGCTCATCTCGAACCTGTACATCTCCACCATCGAGAAGGTGAAGGGACTGATGCAGGACTTGCTCATCTTCCTACAGCCCGAATGGTCCTTCAACCTGAAAGGCGACCCCAAGGGCGTGCAGTGCATTGAGGGCATCCGGGAGAATCTGCTCGTCGCGTTCCTGCGCCACTTTTGCACCACGGTCAATGGGTACGGGACCGTTAGTTCCACCGCTCCACCGACCCTGCTGCTCgtgctgtcgaaggtttgccTCGAGATGGATCGGGCCGGTGTGCACGCGCTTACCTCGCTGGTGGACGAGCTGTACAACCTGGACGCGGAGCGTAGCGGCACACTCGTGCACGAGTCGGAACTCTGCACGGAGATGCGTGATTCCGcccagctgctgctcgacTCGTACGTACGTCTGCAGGGTCTGCACCTGTCGCAGATGCTGCGCAAAAGTGTGGAAACGCGCGACTGGCTCAACTGTCTCGAGCCGCGCTCGGTGCGGGCCGTCATGAAGCGCGTGGTGGAGGAAATATCCGCCATCGAGGCCGTGCTCGGCGAGCTGTACGATAGCAGCGTGACGCAGCACGGCGGATCGCGTACGACGGCGAGCAGCGATTCGAGCCGCAAGACGCACTTCAGCATTGCCGCCTCGAAGCAGTCCCAGTTCCGGTCGACCTGGTCGACGTACACGCCGCAGTCGCAGCTGGACAGCAGCTTCGTGTCGAACATGCAGCGGCTGTTTTCGGAAAAGATCGAAATCTTTGCCCCGGTCGAGTTCTCGAAGGTGTCCATCATTACCGGCATCATCAAGATCTGTCTGAAGACGCTGCTCGAGTGCGTGCGGTTGCGCACGTTCAGCCGGTACGGGCTGCAGCAGATACAGGTCGATGCGCACTACCTGCAGATGAACCTGTGGCGGTTCGTGAGCGACGAAAA TCTGATTCATGTCCTGCTCGATGAAATCCTTGGCTCGGCCGTGCTGCGCTGCCTGGAACCCATCCTGATGGAACCAAACGCGGTGGAAATTATCTGCGAACGAAACTAA